Genomic window (Asticcacaulis excentricus CB 48):
GGGGGCGACATTGGTAGTGGCGCGGAAGCGGTTATCGCCCTGCTTTTCAAGGTCCGACAGGCTGGCGAAGCGCACCACGCTGATGCGGCCAACGCGCACAATGCCGTCGGTGCTGCGTTGCGAGACTACGCCGTCAGCCGAGATCGACGGCGCGCCAAATTCCGGATTGAGGCGGATTTCGCCGCCATCGCCCTGAACCGGCAGGCCATCGCCCGTGACCAGCACGCCCTGCGGCGACACGGTAAAGGCACCATCGCGTGTATAGAGTGGGCCGTTGGCACCGTTGATGACGAAAAATGCGCCTTCACCTTCGATGCCGACGTCGTAATCGCCGCCCGTCGTTGTAAGGGCCCCTTGCGAAAAGTCGCGGCCTACGCCCTTGTCATAGGCAAAATTGGCCGGGGCGCGGATCGGAAGATTATAGGCGGGGCGGCCCTCTTCGGGTTCGACCAGCAACTGCTCAAACTTGTAGCCATTGGTATTCATATTGGCCAAATTGTTGGCCGTGACGTCCAGTTCGCGGCGCAAAACCAGCTGACGCGACAGGGCGACATAGCTCGCATTATCCATTGTCGGCCTCCTCCTGCGACGGCGCGTTAACCATGTTTCAGGAGAAGCAAGAGCCGTGCCAGTAGGGCGAAAGAGTCAATGCTCTGAATCTGTTGGGAAAAATCCAAAGGCGGACGAACGCGTAAGTCTAAGGCGGCAAAAACTGCCCTGATGTTCCCCGCAACGGCGGCGGGCGCCGCGCCCTTTTGCTTTCGTTACGCGGAATTAATTGGACGTCTGAGATGAAACTAACGATGTTAGGGTCAAGAGGGCGGGGCGCGTCCGACACGGGTGTCGGAAAGGGCGGTCGTTTCTCATCTGTTTTTAGGGGCGTCAGGGGCGGAAACCATTCGTTCGCCTTCGCGCAGCCTGGGGAACCTTTTTTATGTCTTTGGCTCTATCTACGCTTATCTATGAATGGCGGCGCTATATGGCCGCGGTCATAGCGCTGGCCGTGGCGGGTCTGCTGGTGTTGTCGCTGGTCGGCATGTTTATGGGGATCGGTAAGAACTTTACCGCTACCATCGACCGCTCTCCAGCTGACCTCATGGTGCTGCCGCCCGATTCGCAAGGCTTTGGCTCAAGCCAGCCGCGCCGCAATATCCCGACCCTCTATCAGCACCCCGAAGTGGTAGAGGTCATGCCCTATACCCAGCGCTGGGCCATGTGGGCGAACTTTCCGTCGCCAGGGCAATCGGCCAAGCGCGACGGCGTTCAGGTGATCATCGTCGATCCCATCGAAGGGGCGGTGACCCTGCCGACCGACTTTCCCGAAGACGTCATTTTGGCGCTTCAGGAGCCCTATTCGGTAGTGGTCGATGCCACCTCTCTCGCCAAGCTAGGCGTCAAGGTCGGCGACAAGGCGCAGATGAACGGCCGCACCGTCAATGTGCGCGCCACCATCTCCAACTATCCCAGCCTGTTCAACTCGATGGTGTTCATGTCGCGTCAGACGGCCAAGCTGTTGAGGCTATATGACGAAGGGCCGCGCGTCGGTTCTCTTCTGGTCAAGCTGCGTGATCCGTCGCGCGCCGCTATTGTCGCTCAGGACCTGAATAATATGAGCAACAAGCAGTTCCGCGCCTGGACCCGTGAGGACCTCGCCCGTGAAAATCAGGCGGAAATGTTCAAGGAATCCTTCATCGTCATCATGTTGGGCTTCATGCTGATTGTCGGTGTCTTCATTGGGGTGGTTATCACTTGGCAGACGCTTCAGGGGGCCATTCTGGCCAATATCAAGGAGTTCGCATCGCTGCGGGCGCTGGGCGTGTCGATGGGTAATCTCAACCTGATTATTATGGAGCTGAGCTTCTGGGTCGGTGTGGCCGGCCTGATGATGACGGGGATCTTGCTGGTGGGCGTCACCGCACTGGCCAATGCTGTGGGCCTGACCATGTTCTATCCCCTGTGGTCGATTATCACTATCGCCATCATGTTGCTGACGATCGCCGTCATTTCCGGCCTTCTGTCGCTTGGCGTGCTCAAAAAGAGCCAACCTGCGGATCTGCTGCGATGACCGGAAAACTTGCTATAGAAGCCCAGGGGCTGTCCAAGAGCTATAAGATCGGCAAGATCAAGCAGCCGGTACTCAAGGGCGTCAACTTCACCGCCTATCATGGTCAGGTGACCATGGTCATGGGGCCTTCGGGTTCAGGTAAATCGACACTGATCGCCGCTCTGTCCGGGCTGATGAAGCCCGATGAGGGCGAGGTGGTCGCTCTGGGGGAAAGTCTGTGGAAAAAGAAAAAGGCCAAGATCGACAAGTTCCGGCTCGACCATTGCGGCTTCATCTTTCAGGGCTTCAACCTCTTCCCGGCGCTCAATGCCACTCAGCAGGTCGAGCAGGTGCTCAAATACTGCAAGGTTAAGAAGTCCGAAGCGCGCAGCCGTGCGGTTCAGGCCCTGACCGAAGTGGGGCTAGACAAGCGCCTGAAGCAGACGCCGTCGGCCCTGTCAGGAGGGGAAAAGCAGCGCGTGGCCATCGCGCGGGCCCTGTCCAAGAACCCGCAGCTTCTGTTTGCCGACGAACCGACCTCGGCGCTGGACTCCGTGTCCGGGCAGGTGGTCATCAAGCTCCTCCACCGCGCGGCCAAGGAGCACGGAGCGGCGGTGATCGTTGTGACCCACGACCCGCGCCTCGAAGCCTATGCCGACCGCATCATCCATATGGAAGACGGCGAAATCCTCAGCGACACCTTCGTCAACAGGCCTGAAGACGTCCCGCCTACCGCCCCCCACGCCTGATCAGAGAACGACACACCATGCGCACCTCTTACACCCCTAACCCCGCCCGTAAACGCCCGTCAAAGGCGCTCCTCCTCCTGCTGGCCGCGCCGCTGGTCCTATGCCTGGGCGCCTGTAACCCGCCCGCGCCGGGTGGCAAGGACGCGAAGAAGGGCGAAGCCGCCGCGGCTAAGCCTATCGTTTCGCCCTATGCCGCCATCGCCAATGGCAAGGCCGATGTCGAAGGTGGTGTCATCGAAATAGCCGCCCGCCGCGCCGGGGTCGTACACGAAGTGCTGGTGCAGGAAGGCGACGACGTGAAGAAGGGCCAGGTGCTCGCCCGTCAGGAGGCCGACACGGCTCAACTGGCTGTGCAGCGCGCCCGAGCAAATGTGGTTGAGGCTCAGGCCTCCATGCGCCTGACAGAGGTCAATCTTGATACGGCCAAGCGCGAGTATGCCCGCTATCAGAAGTTGGCGGCGACCAATTTCGTCGCGGGTCAGAAGCTGGACGCGCAGGCGGACCTGATCCGTGAGGCTGAGGCGCGCCTGGCGGCGCAGCAGGCGTCGGTGCAGACGGCGCAGGCCGCGCTGGCGCAGGCTAATTTCGACTTGGAGCAGACGTATGTGCGCGCCCCGATGGATGGCCGTATCATCCGTCGCTTTGCCAATCCGGGTTCGGGCACCTCGACCCTGAACGTTTCGACCATGTTCCAGCTGGTCCCGGCGGCGGCAGAGCGTATTGTGCGCTCGGAAATTGTCGAAAGCTCTATCCCGGACGTCAAGCCGGGGCAGGAGGTCGAAATCATCCCAGAAACCGATCAGACTAAGGTCTATGTCGGCACGGTGAAGCGTATGGCCGCCACCTTTGGTTCGCGTAAGCTCCTGTCCGACAGCGGTAACGAAGCTTCCGATGAGCGCGTCGTCGAAGTGGTGGTCACTGCGGACAATGCGCCGCTGCTTATCGGTCAGCGCGTGCTGGTCAAGTTCATGAAGCCGGGCGAAAAGGCGGGCATCAAGCGCACGCCGCCCGCGCCAGCGGCGCCTGAAAAGAAGTAAGGCTGAAAGAAGCGCAAGGTTTTAAACATGAAGAAGACCACAACCCTGGCCCATACGTGCCGGGGTTGTGCTTTCTAACGGGTCTGAAATCAGCGCGCCTGCGCATTTGGCTAAGGCTGTCTTTACCCAATATGTTAACCTGCGTGCGTTATCTGGTGGGATAAAGAATGAGCCCGCCGGATGAGCGTAAGCGTTACCCCCCTTGCCCCCAAGCCCAGAGCCGGGGGCGCCAGTCTCGATGTTCTGCGCTTTCTGGCGGCGGGCTTTATACTGCTGTTCCATTTCAGTGAGTCGGCCCCGCGCCCGTTGAGTGATCTGATCCCCGTCCTGCGGCAGGGCTGGCTAGCCACCGATTTCTTCCTCATGCTCTCGGGTTTTATCCTGATGCGCGCCTACGGGCCGGCACTGGCGCAACAGCGCTTCAGCCCGGTGAGCTTCGTCATCCGCCGAGTCCTGCGCCTGTGGCCGTCGCACATTGTGGCGCTCCTGCTGATGTTGCTGGTCGTCGGGCTGGCGACCCTACAGGGTCATCCGCCCGGCCACCCCGAAAAGTACACAGTCTGGGCCTTCTGGGAGCAACTGATCCTCGTGCACGGCTGGGGCCTCAGCGATACACCGGGCTGGAACGTGCCGACTTGGACCCTGTCGGCGCTGGTCGTCTGCTATGCCGTCTTCAGTCTTTGCGCCGGTTTTGTGTTTCGCTGGCGGCGCAGTGCCCTAATCACAGCACTGGTCGTGGTGCTGGCTCTCGCGCTTGCGGTTGCAGCCATAATCGGCCATCCTTTTGTCGATCTGCCGTTCCGTTTTGGCTTGGTACGCGCCTTGCCGTTGTTTTTTATCGGCGCGCTGATGGAGCGCCTCACGACCGGGCTTGCCGTATCCGACCGCGTCTATGCGGTTGGCATGACCCTAAGCGGCCTTATCGTTGTGGGTCTGGCCAGCTTGCCGCGGCATACCCTGTCCGACCTCATTATTCTAGGGACGCTTGCGGCAGCTTTGGTCCTGTCGGCGGGCATAAGTCTTCCCGAAACCCTCTTGACCCGGAGACTGGGGCGCAGCGCCTACGCGCTGTTTCTTATCCATTCGGTCGTAGGGGGCATAGCCCTGGGGCTTGACGGGATGCTGGTGCACCGCTTTGCACTACCCGAGCCGCTGCACTGGCTGAGCTGGTGCATGTGTGTGGCGGCGGCGATCGCGTCGGCCTTCGTGTTCGAGGCGTGGGTCGATCGTCCGTTGAGCCGGTGGGTGACGGCGCGCCTGACCGGTGGCGTTAAGGCTGAAGCTTAAACCGCGTCCAGCCCGATATCAAACACCGGGGCGGAGTGGGTGAGGGCCCCGACGCTGATCACGTCCACGCCGGTTTCGGCAATGGCGCGCACCGTGTCGAGATTGACGCCTCCGGAGGCTTCGAGAAGGGTCGCACCCTTAACCAGCGCCACGGCCTCCCGCAGTTCCTCCAGATTGAAGTTATCAAGCATCACCACGTCTGGCCTGAATGGCAGGGCCTGTTTGAGCTGGGCCAGCGAATCGACCTCGACCTCAATCTTCATGGTGTGACCGGCCGAGGCCTTCGCCAATTCCAGCGCCTTTTCGACGCCGCCGCAGATGGCGATATGGTTGTCCTTGATCAGGATGGCGTCATCCAGGCCGTAGCGGTGGTTGTGGCCCCCGCCGCACTTGACGGCATGTTTTTGAAGGCCTCGCAGCAGAGGCAGGGTCTTGCGCGTGCAGGCGATGCGCGTCGGCAGGTCTTCGACCAGCCGCACATAGGTGTGCGTCAGCGTTGCCACGCCTGAAAGGTGCGACAACAGGTTTAGTGCCACGCGCTCGGCCGCCAGAATGGCGCGCGCATTGCCTTCGACGCGGGCGATCACGTCGCCGGCCACCACTTGGGCGGCGTCGGGCTTGACGACCTCAAATCGGATATGCGGGTCCATCAGGCTCATGGCCAGTCGTGCGCAGTCGATGCCGGAAAGGATACCCGCTTCGCGGGCCTTGAACTGCGCCTTGAAGCGGGCGCGCGGCAGGATGACGGCGTCGGCGGTGACGTCACCGGCCAGCCCCAGATCCTCGCGCAGGGCGTCGCGGACCACGGGCTCGATAAGCAGGTCAGGCAGTCCGGTGATATACATCTTAAGCCACTTCCTTTTGCGTTTGCCTTTGTGTTAGGCCACCCTCTGTCAAACGGACGAAGGTGCGTTGACCCTCAGTCGCCGTCTTGGGGTAGTCCTGACGATAATGAGAACCGCGACTCTCCCGCCTTTGCAAGGCGCATTGCGCGATCAGGCGCGCAGCGACCAGAGGTAACGCACCTTTGAACGCTGCCTCCAGCCCCGTGAGCGTTTCGAGCAGGGTTGTGAGGCCCGTTGCGTCGCGGATGACGCCAGCGTGCGCCTGCATGGCGGCGCGCAGGGTGTACAGTGCTTCAGGCGTCAGGCGAGGCGCGGGCAGTGGGCGAAGCGCTCCCTGTGTGTCCGGCGCAAACGCGCCGCGCGCCGCGACCTCGGCGGCCTTGCGACCGACGCGCTCCCCGAAGGCGGCGGCCTCCAGCAAGCTGTTGGACGCCAGACGGTTGGCCCCATGTACCCCGGTCGAGGCGCATTCACCGACGGCAAACAGGTTCGTCAGGCTGGTCTGGCCGTCTATATCAGTACGGATGCCGCCCATGTGATAGTGCGCCGCCGGGGCGACCGGGATGGACGCCGTGCGTGGGTCAATGCCCGCTGCTAGGCACGAAGCGAAAACGGTCGGAAATTCCTGCGGGAAGTGCTCGCCTAACGCTTCGCGGCAATCAAGGAAGGCCCCGCCCAGAGTCGTATTGGCGCGGTGCACGGCGCGGGCCACAATATCGCGCGGGGCCAGCTCGCCGTCCGGGTGATCGTCAAAGGCAAAGCGATAGCCGTCCGTCGTGATCAGGGTCGCGCCTTCTCCGCGAAGGGCTTCGGTGGCCAGAGGAGCGGGGTCGGCCCCGACATTGATGGCCGTGGGGTGAAACTGCACGAATTCCGGATCGGCGATTTCGGCTCCGGCAAGGGCGGCCATCGCCATGCCTTCGCCGCGCAGATTGGCCGGGTTGGTGGTCACGGCAAACAATCCGCCCGACCCGCCTGACGCCAGCACTACGACAGGGGCGAAGACCTCGCTCGTGCGACCGCCGCGTTCGACCACGGCACCAATCACTGTCTGAGCGTCGGATTTGATCAGGCCGGTGGCGACCGCGCCTTCCCAGATGTCGATATGCGGCGCGGCTTTGGCAGCGGCCACCACGGCCTCGAGAATCTTCTTGCCGGCCAGATCGCCGCCGACGCGCGCCACGCGGGCGAGGCCGTGCGCGGCTTCGCGGTTGAGCACGAACGAGCCGTCGGCGTGGTGATCGAAGGGCGCGCCGATGGCGTTCAGGCGGCGCACCACGTCCGGGCCCATACCGGTCAGGGCGTAGGTGGCGGCGGGGTCATTGATGCCCGCCCCGGCGATCAGCGTGTCGTGCGCGTGCGCTTCGGGGGAGTCCTGCGGGGACAAGGCCGCAGCGATACCACCTTGCGCCCAGGCCGAAGAACAGGCGGCGCCCAGCTCGACCGGGGCCAGCACCAGCGTCGGCTGCGGTGCGGCATTTAGCGCGACCGATAGCCCGGCCAGCCCTGCACCGATGATCAGCGGACCGTTATGGATATAAATGTCGTTGGCCATGCTGGCCTCCCGAATATGGTCATCCAAGATTTAGCTTTTGTAGGCGAGTGTCAGGTTTGTGTTCTTGCCGTTGCCGGCGCTAAGTACCTTATCGCCCGGTTTCATTTCCATTTTCATGGCTGTTCGACAGGCCGCAATGTGTGTGTAGGCGTGAGAATTTCCCAAAACACATGCATGGGTGCCTTCCGCACTGAGTTCAAAGGTCTCAACGTTTTGATCAGCCGCTTTAAGCCGAATGCGTTGAATATATTCACGGAACTGTTGAACCGTAGGCATAACGGTCTCCACTTACCCCTTCTGCCTTGACGGAGAGGGTTCTGGGCTATCCTAACTTATCAACTCGACATCAACATGGTGGCGGGCCTTGATCATGTCGTAGCGGGCCGGGGTGGCGGTGGGCGGCATGTCGATCATGCGCTGTACCGACAGGCGTGCCTTGTCGATAATGGCCGCGTCCACCGTTACTTCGTGCGTCATCGTCAGCAGCGAGGCATAGATGCCTTCCAGCGTGATGCGCTTCATGTGCGGACACAGATTGCACGGCCGCAGGAACTCAACGCCGTCGCCCGCATCGGCGGTGACATTATCGGCCATCGAACATTCGGTGATCAGTACAACCTGCTTCGGCTTGTTCTGCGTGACATAGTCGGCCATAGCCGTGGTCGAGCCGGTGAAATCACAGGCGGCGATGACGTCCGGCGGACATTCCGGGTGGCCCAGCACCACTGCGTTGGGGTGAGCGGCGCGCACATCGGCAATGTCCTGCGCATTGAAGCGTTCGTGAACTTCGCACGCGCCCCTGTAGGCGATGATGCCGATATGGGTTTGACGTGCCACATTGCGGGCCAGGAATTCATCGGGGACCAGAATGACGCGGTCCACGCCCCATTCCTTCGCTGCCCATTCGACCACCTGCACCGCATTGGCCGAGGTGCAGCAGATGTCGGTTTCCGCCTTCACATCGGCGGTGGTGTTGACATAGGAGACCACCGGCAGGCCGGGGTAGCGCTGCTTGATCAGGCGCAACTGTTCACCCGTCAGGCTGGAGGCCAGAGAACAGCCGGCGCGCAGGTCGGGGATCAGAACAGTCTTTTCCGGGGCAAGAATCTTCGAGGTTTCGGCCATGAAGTGCACGCCGCCCTGCACGATGATTTTCGCGTCGGACTTTGCAGCTTCGCGCGCGAGACCGAGCGAGTCGCCCACATAGTCGCCGACGCCGTGGAAGATGTCAGGTGTCATATAGTTGTGCGCCAGAACGACGGCGTTCTTCTCGCGCTTGAGACGGTTGATGGCCGCGATCAGCGGGGCCTGAATCTGCCATTCGATTGCCGACACCTTGCCCTTAAGCCGCGCATAAATTTCTGAGGTTTCCGCCTCGATGTCGGGCGTAAAGGCCAGGGCGCCAAGGGCTTCGTCCACGATCGGGTTTTTGCTATGCAGCATTTTATTCGTCTCCTCGCGCCGCCGGACCGCTCCGGTGACACTTATGCTCAATTTCAGCATAAGTGGCATTAAAATACGCCTTTGGCCGCTCATTGCAAGGCCACCACGTAAAAAAAGCATCACATATTGTATCTTCAAGCAAGGGGCGGAATGCTGCGAGAGGTCTTCCGCGTCATCACCGGGCCCTGAAATCACGGTGTCCCTGAGCGATGCGCTTTCACAAAATCCGTGAAAACTGGAATTGTCGGTTAAGGGTCATTGAAACTTTATAAGGCGGTGCGCATATCGCTTAGGACGTATTTTTAAAAGGGTAAGCATTATGCCGAAAGCCACTGAAACGCCTGACACCCCCGTCTGCCTCGAACTGTCGAAGGTGCTGGCCGACAGCTATAATCTCTATCTGAAGACGCACGGCTATCACTGGAATGTGCGTGGGCCCCAGTTCAACAGCCTGCACGCCATGTTCATGTCCCAGTACACCGAGATGTGGACGGCGCTGGATGAAATCGCCGAGCGCATCCGCGCCTTGGGCGAACTGGCCCCGATGTCGGGCGCGGCCTTTGGCAATCTTTCCTCGATCAAGGAGGGCGATGCCACCAAATCGGCCAATGAGATGCTGAGAGAACTGGCCGACGGGCACAAAACCCTGATCGCTACGCTGAAAAACGCGCTTAAGGTGGCCGAAGAGGCCAGCGATGACCCCACGGTGGACCTACTGACTGTGCGGCTCGGCAGCCACGAAAAGCACCTCTGGATGATTTCGGCGACGCTGGAGGACTAGCGGGGGAACGGTCCTTGCACCCGTAAATGGGCGCAGAAGGTTACGTTCGTGCGAAAGAAATATCCCGTGCGCTCGATTTGACAGGTTCAGATCGGGCGCATTTTTGTTATGGGGTGCTATGCTGTTTATTACGCCCAAAATCTCCGTCGATGAGGCCGAACTGAGCGAGAGCTTTGTGCGCTCGTCCGGTGCGGGCGGGCAAAATGTCAACAAGGTCTCGACCGCCGTTGAGCTTCGCTTTTCGATCTGGGAAAACCAGACAATTCCCTATGAGGTCAAGCAGCGTCTGATCGTGCTGGGCGGGCGACGCGTAACGCAGGACGGTGTACTGGTTCTGTTCGTCCAGACCCACCGCACGCAAGACATGAACCGCAAAGCGGCGCGCGAACGCTTTGTCGAACTCCTGCAACGCGCGGCTGCCCCGCCACCGCCGCCGCGCATCAAGACCAAGCCGACGCAGGGAGCGGTGCGCCGTCGTCTGGTGGCCAAATCCATCCGGTCAGGCATCAAGTCCGGCCGCCAGAAACCTTTAGGCGAAGATGAAGACTGAGATCCGACCGGCCACCGCCGCCGATGCCGACGCCATTCTGGCACTTTATCGTGACGTCGCACGCCTCAGTGGCGGGTTAGCGCGGACCGAAGCCGAGATCACTGCGGACTATATTACCGGCAACTTGACGGCGGCCCTCATGCGTGGGGTGTGTCTGATCGCCGAGAATGATGGACGCTGCGTTGGGGAAATCCACGCCTACGCGCCGATGCCGAAGCAGTTTGCCCACGTCCTCAGCGACCTGACGGTGGCCGTTACGCCCGCAGCGCAGGGGCAGGGGATCGGGCGTCGCCTGTTCGAGGCGTTGATTGCCCATAGCTGTCAGAAAACGCATATCCGTCGCATTGAGCTTCTGTGCCGCGAAGGTAATGAGCGCGGTATTGCCCTCTATGAAAGTCTGGGCTTTGTGCGGGAAGGGCGGCTTATAGGGCGTGTCCACTTACCTGATGGCACGCTCGAAGATGATCTGTTTTTCGGGCTTATTCTGTAAGTGCTTTGCGTATCCTGAACCAGCCGAAGCACAGGGCGGCGACCACAAGGCACAGGGCGGCAAAGCGGAGTTCAACGCCGGTGGCAATGCCGATCAGGCGGGCACCTGTGCCAATGGCGCAGGACAGGGCGCATAAGCCCCAGACCTTCAGCGCGAGACGCCCATGATCCGGGTCACGGTGGATAAGCCATTGCTGATAAAGGTGGTCCTTATGCGCTTCAAATAGGTTACGGTGACGCTGCGCGCGCCAGAGGAGGGTCAGCAGCACATCGACCAGCAGCGGGGTCAGCAGGAAGCCGCCCAGCCAGATCGAGGCGATCTCATGCCGGCTGAGGACGAGCGCTCCGCCGGTGACCAGCGCCCCGCCGAACAGCGACCCTGCGTCGCCCTGAAACACGCGGTTAAGCGGCAGGTTGAACGGCAAAAGGCCGGCAAAGGCCCCGCCGGTGGCTAAAAACACCAGCAGCACACCGCCCAGCATCGAGGCGGGCTGGGAGCCAAACGCCAGCACGAACCCGGCATAGATTAAAAGGCAAACAGACTGTGTCCCGATGGCCAGTCCGTTCGACCCGTCCATGAAATTGATGGCATTGAGCCCCAGCACCAGCCATGCGGTTGCGGCGAGAACGCCCAGCGGTAACGGGACGGCCAGTGTCAGGCCGGGAGCCAGAATAAGCTGGTGCACTGGATAGAGGCTAGAAAACCCCGCGCATAGGATGATCTGAAACAGCAGGCGCGCCTTAGCGGGCAGGTCCAGCACGTCGTCAATCGCTCCGGACAGCCCGGCCAGAGC
Coding sequences:
- the flgF gene encoding flagellar basal-body rod protein FlgF, translated to MDNASYVALSRQLVLRRELDVTANNLANMNTNGYKFEQLLVEPEEGRPAYNLPIRAPANFAYDKGVGRDFSQGALTTTGGDYDVGIEGEGAFFVINGANGPLYTRDGAFTVSPQGVLVTGDGLPVQGDGGEIRLNPEFGAPSISADGVVSQRSTDGIVRVGRISVVRFASLSDLEKQGDNRFRATTNVAPDPAPDARLRQGMIETSNVNALSEVTRLVEINRAYASVTKIIEQQAELNRSAVERLGKAA
- a CDS encoding ABC transporter permease; this encodes MSLALSTLIYEWRRYMAAVIALAVAGLLVLSLVGMFMGIGKNFTATIDRSPADLMVLPPDSQGFGSSQPRRNIPTLYQHPEVVEVMPYTQRWAMWANFPSPGQSAKRDGVQVIIVDPIEGAVTLPTDFPEDVILALQEPYSVVVDATSLAKLGVKVGDKAQMNGRTVNVRATISNYPSLFNSMVFMSRQTAKLLRLYDEGPRVGSLLVKLRDPSRAAIVAQDLNNMSNKQFRAWTREDLARENQAEMFKESFIVIMLGFMLIVGVFIGVVITWQTLQGAILANIKEFASLRALGVSMGNLNLIIMELSFWVGVAGLMMTGILLVGVTALANAVGLTMFYPLWSIITIAIMLLTIAVISGLLSLGVLKKSQPADLLR
- a CDS encoding ABC transporter ATP-binding protein; this translates as MTGKLAIEAQGLSKSYKIGKIKQPVLKGVNFTAYHGQVTMVMGPSGSGKSTLIAALSGLMKPDEGEVVALGESLWKKKKAKIDKFRLDHCGFIFQGFNLFPALNATQQVEQVLKYCKVKKSEARSRAVQALTEVGLDKRLKQTPSALSGGEKQRVAIARALSKNPQLLFADEPTSALDSVSGQVVIKLLHRAAKEHGAAVIVVTHDPRLEAYADRIIHMEDGEILSDTFVNRPEDVPPTAPHA
- a CDS encoding efflux RND transporter periplasmic adaptor subunit; this translates as MRTSYTPNPARKRPSKALLLLLAAPLVLCLGACNPPAPGGKDAKKGEAAAAKPIVSPYAAIANGKADVEGGVIEIAARRAGVVHEVLVQEGDDVKKGQVLARQEADTAQLAVQRARANVVEAQASMRLTEVNLDTAKREYARYQKLAATNFVAGQKLDAQADLIREAEARLAAQQASVQTAQAALAQANFDLEQTYVRAPMDGRIIRRFANPGSGTSTLNVSTMFQLVPAAAERIVRSEIVESSIPDVKPGQEVEIIPETDQTKVYVGTVKRMAATFGSRKLLSDSGNEASDERVVEVVVTADNAPLLIGQRVLVKFMKPGEKAGIKRTPPAPAAPEKK
- a CDS encoding acyltransferase family protein, with the translated sequence MSVSVTPLAPKPRAGGASLDVLRFLAAGFILLFHFSESAPRPLSDLIPVLRQGWLATDFFLMLSGFILMRAYGPALAQQRFSPVSFVIRRVLRLWPSHIVALLLMLLVVGLATLQGHPPGHPEKYTVWAFWEQLILVHGWGLSDTPGWNVPTWTLSALVVCYAVFSLCAGFVFRWRRSALITALVVVLALALAVAAIIGHPFVDLPFRFGLVRALPLFFIGALMERLTTGLAVSDRVYAVGMTLSGLIVVGLASLPRHTLSDLIILGTLAAALVLSAGISLPETLLTRRLGRSAYALFLIHSVVGGIALGLDGMLVHRFALPEPLHWLSWCMCVAAAIASAFVFEAWVDRPLSRWVTARLTGGVKAEA
- the nadC gene encoding carboxylating nicotinate-nucleotide diphosphorylase, whose amino-acid sequence is MYITGLPDLLIEPVVRDALREDLGLAGDVTADAVILPRARFKAQFKAREAGILSGIDCARLAMSLMDPHIRFEVVKPDAAQVVAGDVIARVEGNARAILAAERVALNLLSHLSGVATLTHTYVRLVEDLPTRIACTRKTLPLLRGLQKHAVKCGGGHNHRYGLDDAILIKDNHIAICGGVEKALELAKASAGHTMKIEVEVDSLAQLKQALPFRPDVVMLDNFNLEELREAVALVKGATLLEASGGVNLDTVRAIAETGVDVISVGALTHSAPVFDIGLDAV
- a CDS encoding L-aspartate oxidase, translating into MANDIYIHNGPLIIGAGLAGLSVALNAAPQPTLVLAPVELGAACSSAWAQGGIAAALSPQDSPEAHAHDTLIAGAGINDPAATYALTGMGPDVVRRLNAIGAPFDHHADGSFVLNREAAHGLARVARVGGDLAGKKILEAVVAAAKAAPHIDIWEGAVATGLIKSDAQTVIGAVVERGGRTSEVFAPVVVLASGGSGGLFAVTTNPANLRGEGMAMAALAGAEIADPEFVQFHPTAINVGADPAPLATEALRGEGATLITTDGYRFAFDDHPDGELAPRDIVARAVHRANTTLGGAFLDCREALGEHFPQEFPTVFASCLAAGIDPRTASIPVAPAAHYHMGGIRTDIDGQTSLTNLFAVGECASTGVHGANRLASNSLLEAAAFGERVGRKAAEVAARGAFAPDTQGALRPLPAPRLTPEALYTLRAAMQAHAGVIRDATGLTTLLETLTGLEAAFKGALPLVAARLIAQCALQRRESRGSHYRQDYPKTATEGQRTFVRLTEGGLTQRQTQKEVA
- the nadA gene encoding quinolinate synthase NadA, yielding MLHSKNPIVDEALGALAFTPDIEAETSEIYARLKGKVSAIEWQIQAPLIAAINRLKREKNAVVLAHNYMTPDIFHGVGDYVGDSLGLAREAAKSDAKIIVQGGVHFMAETSKILAPEKTVLIPDLRAGCSLASSLTGEQLRLIKQRYPGLPVVSYVNTTADVKAETDICCTSANAVQVVEWAAKEWGVDRVILVPDEFLARNVARQTHIGIIAYRGACEVHERFNAQDIADVRAAHPNAVVLGHPECPPDVIAACDFTGSTTAMADYVTQNKPKQVVLITECSMADNVTADAGDGVEFLRPCNLCPHMKRITLEGIYASLLTMTHEVTVDAAIIDKARLSVQRMIDMPPTATPARYDMIKARHHVDVELIS
- a CDS encoding Dps family protein, whose protein sequence is MPKATETPDTPVCLELSKVLADSYNLYLKTHGYHWNVRGPQFNSLHAMFMSQYTEMWTALDEIAERIRALGELAPMSGAAFGNLSSIKEGDATKSANEMLRELADGHKTLIATLKNALKVAEEASDDPTVDLLTVRLGSHEKHLWMISATLED
- the arfB gene encoding alternative ribosome rescue aminoacyl-tRNA hydrolase ArfB, producing the protein MLFITPKISVDEAELSESFVRSSGAGGQNVNKVSTAVELRFSIWENQTIPYEVKQRLIVLGGRRVTQDGVLVLFVQTHRTQDMNRKAARERFVELLQRAAAPPPPPRIKTKPTQGAVRRRLVAKSIRSGIKSGRQKPLGEDED
- a CDS encoding GNAT family N-acetyltransferase codes for the protein MKTEIRPATAADADAILALYRDVARLSGGLARTEAEITADYITGNLTAALMRGVCLIAENDGRCVGEIHAYAPMPKQFAHVLSDLTVAVTPAAQGQGIGRRLFEALIAHSCQKTHIRRIELLCREGNERGIALYESLGFVREGRLIGRVHLPDGTLEDDLFFGLIL
- a CDS encoding glycosyltransferase family 4 protein, whose translation is MWLLSPLSCLSVVAIAAVLAALLAQLAIRGGPVDIPRERGAHKAPTPTSGGLAVIAASGLAIAFGVLQLSVHVPQTGLWLFGFAALAGLSGAIDDVLDLPAKARLLFQIILCAGFSSLYPVHQLILAPGLTLAVPLPLGVLAATAWLVLGLNAINFMDGSNGLAIGTQSVCLLIYAGFVLAFGSQPASMLGGVLLVFLATGGAFAGLLPFNLPLNRVFQGDAGSLFGGALVTGGALVLSRHEIASIWLGGFLLTPLLVDVLLTLLWRAQRHRNLFEAHKDHLYQQWLIHRDPDHGRLALKVWGLCALSCAIGTGARLIGIATGVELRFAALCLVVAALCFGWFRIRKALTE